TCGATGTCTGTTTTATTTGAAGCAAGCAGAGAAAGGAAAACCCTAACATAAAAAATTATTTTACTTACGAAGGAGACCGATTCATATGGAAAAGAAAGATTTTCACATCGTAGCAGAAACAGGGATTCACGCTCGTCCAGCTACATTATTAGTACAAACTGCAAGTAAATTCAACTCAGATATCAACTTAGAATACAAAGGTAAATCTGTTAACCTTAAATCAATCATGGGCGTTATGTCTCTAGGTGTTGGTCAAGGTTCAGACGTGACTATCTCAGTTGATGGTGTAGACGAAGCTGATGCATTAGCAGCAATCGTTGACACAATGAAAAAAGAAGGATTGTCAGAATAATGTCTGATATGCTAAAAGGAATTGCCGCAAGTGATGGTGTTGCTATCGCTAAAGCTTACCTGTTAGTTCAACCTGATTTATCTTTCGACAAAAAAAATGTAGAAGATACAGCAGCAGAAGAAAGCCGTTTAGATGGAGCTTTAGCAAAATCAACGACTGAACTGCAAGCAATCAGAGAAAAAGCAGCACAAAGCCTTGGCGAAGAAGAAGCGCAAGTATTTGATGCGCATTTGATGGTTTTATCTGACCCTGAAATGATTGGTCAAATCAAACAAAACATCCAAGATAATAAAGTAAACGCTGAAGCAGCATTAAAAGAAGTGACTGATATGTATATCGGTATGTTCGAAGCTATGGATGATAATGCCTACATGCAAGAACGTGCAGCAGATATCCGCGACGTTGCAAAACGTATTTTAGCTCACTTACTAGGAGTAACGCTTCCTAATCCTTCAATGATCAACGAAGAAGTGGTTGTGGTTGCCCATGACTTGACTCCAAGTGATACTGCTCAGTTAGACCGCACGTATGTGAAAGCATTCGTAACGGATATTGGCGGACGTACGTCTCACTCTGCTATTATGGCGCGTTCTCTTGAAATTCCTGCAATCGTAGGAACAAAAGAAATCACTTCAAAAGTGAAAGAAGGCGATATTTTAGCGGTAAACGGGATCGATGGCGATGTGATCGTTCATCCAACGGACGCTGAAAAAGCTGATTTTGAAGCAAAAGGTAAAGCATACGCTGACCTTAAAGCTGAATGGGATAAACTAAAACATGCTGAAACAGTAACTGCTGACGGCAAACATATCGAATTAGCTGCCAACATTGGTACACCGAAAGATTTAGAAGGCGTACACAACAATGGCGGGGAAGCTGTTGGTTTATACCGTACAGAATTCTTATACATGGATTCTCCGGACTTCCCAACAGAAGAAGATCAATATGTTGCTTATAAAGCTGTACTAGAAGGCATGGGCGGCAAACCTGTCGTGGTTCGTACAATGGATATCGGTGGAGACAAAGAATTACCTTATCTTCAATTACCGCATGAAATGAACCCGTTCTTAGGTTACCGTGCATTACGTATCAGCTTATCTGAACGTGGCGATGATATGTTCCGCACACAAATGCGTGCATTATTACGTGCGTCTGTTCATGGTAACTTACGTATCATGTTCCCAATGGTTGCTACATTAAAAGAATTCAGAGCAGCGAAGAAAATCTTCGATGAAGAAAAAGCAAAATTAGTTTCTGAAGGAACAAGCGTATCTGATACGATTCAAGTCGGTATCATGATCGAAATTCCTGCAGCAGCTGTGATTGCGGATAAATTCGCCAAAGAAGTTGACTTCTTTAGTATCGGAACAAATGACTTGATCCAATACACAATGGCAGCAGACCGTATGAACGAACGCGTTTCTTACTTATACCAACCATACAACCCTTCAATTTTGCGTTTGATCAAAAACGTGATCGATGCATCTCATGCTGAAGGTAAATGGACTGGTATGTGTGGAGAAATGGCGGGCGACCAAACTGCAGTGCCTCTATTAGTAGGGATGGGCTTAGATGAGTTCTCTATGAGCGCAACATCTATCCTTAAAACACGCAGCTTGATGAAACGTCTAGATACTAAGAAAATGACTGAACTTGCGGATCGTGCGTTGAATGACTGCGATACAATGGAAGAAGTTATTGAATTGGTTGAAGAGTTTACAAAATAGTTAATATTAAAGGAGCCAAAGCTATCTAAGATAGTTTTGGCTCTTTTTTAGTGAAATAAAGATGATTGTAAACAGACTGTTGATTAAATTTAAAGTCAATGGTCTGTTTGTGTTGAAGAAATTTAATATTATAGAGTTAAATTAGTAGAGACACGTTCGAAAGTGTATATAGATTATCTTAATAGCAACTTATTTATTTTTTAAATAAAAAATAGAGTACATAATGTTTTTTATTTGATATAATATAGTGAGTAGTAGAAATTATAATTAAAAATAGTTTCACTTTGAAATAAAGTAGACAACAGGAGGATATGTACAATGAAATGGAATCGATTAGTTGGTACGTTTAGAATTTCTTCAAAGAGTGATAAAGTTTGTCCAAATGATAAGTTGACACATGAAGACTATCTTTTAGATTTAAGTAGAGCTTTTAATAGTGATTATCGCCGAGTTATTAAAAGTGATTCTTTTAGACGCCTACAAGATAAAACACAAGTTTTTCCATTAGAAAGAAATGATTTTGTTCGTACTCGTTTAACACATAGTCTAGAAGTTGCCATGCATACTAGAGATTTATTGACATCTATTATTACGAAGTTGACTAAAGAGGGAATTTTAATTGAGGAATTAAACGAATGTTATCGCTTATTAGAAACAGCTGCATTGATTCATGACATTGGGAATCCTCCTTTTGGTCATTTTGGAGAAGAGGCAATTCGAATATGGTTTAGTAAAAACAAGCACTTATTATCATGTTGGTCCTCTTTTACAGAACAACAAAAAGAAGATTTTTTACGGTTTGAAGGGAATGCACAAACGATTCGTTTATTAACAAAATTGCATACTGACAATGGATCATCTGAAAAAGGAATGAACTTAACAGCGTCTACCTTGGATACTGTAATTAAATATACTGCTCGTGCTGACCAAGTAGACAAACAGAATATTTTAACAAAAAAAGTAGGCTACTTCTTTTCAGAAGAACAAGTATTCAAGAACATCAAGGTTGTAACCGGAACAACGGGAAACCGTCATCCTTTAGTTTTTCTTCTTGAAGCAGCTGATGATTTGGCTTATACATTTTCAGATATTGAGGATGCATATAATTATGGTTTATATAGTTATCGGGAAATAAAATCGTTTATTGATGAGAGAACTGGAACTGACAAATTTTTAAAAAATATTCATTCAGAAGCAGCGGCAATTCAAGCGTTTTTAAGAGAGACACAAAAGAAAGTCTACCAGAGTGCGAGTAAAGCATTTGTAGAGAATTATAAAGAAATAATGGCAGGAACTTTTCATGATGAAATTATCAATGAAGAGTGTGATGAAGTGAAATGTTTTAATGCTTTAAAAGAATTTTCTTATGAATATGTTTTCCAGACAAAAACAATATTGGATCAAGAAGTATTAGGGTTTAATATTATTAATCGTCTGTTAACCGAGTTTATTCCTGTAGTTTTGAAATATGACAAAGAACCCATGAATAAATATGAGGAACGTCTATTTAATAATTTACCAAGAAGTGCTGAAGAATTGTATAAAAGAGAAACTGAAAATAGTTCTGAAGTTGATAAGGATTATTATAGATTAAAAATGGCAGTTGATTTTATCTGTAATATGACAGATGGGTATGCAAAAAAACTACATGATACACTGTTTAATTAGAATTTATTTTTTTGAAAGGAAAGAATTTTTATGCCAGAATTTTTAATTTATATTGTCCCAGTGTTAATTACAATGTTGGGAACGTTATTCGTGACGTACAGGAATATCCAAAATAATAATATTTCTAGCAGTCGTATTAAATGGTTGTCACAATTGAAAGAAAATTTTAGTGAATATAACAATTCCTTGTCAGAGATAAAAGAATTAATGAATGAAGATGTAGAAAAAAGAGTCGAGAAAATCAAATCAAATAGGAAAAAACTTGAAAAGTCACGAATTAAAGTCCTTATGAGCTTTAAAGCAAATGATTTTCATGCTTATGGAAATGATAAGGATGTTAAAGAGTGTTTTAAAGTATTTAGTTCAGAAAAAAATTTGATGAAAAGACCAGATGATTGTGAAGCCTACATGTTTATTTTCATGAATGCGATTAATAGATATGTCATAGAACAAATTAATACGAATGAAAACGATAAACAGCGTGAAGAAGAGAGGAAAGATGACATCATTGTTAATGCTAATACGATAAATGTTATCGTAGAAATTATGGAGCAATTTCAACTTTGTGTTGCTAAATTAGAATGGACAAAAATCAAAAATGAATCTCAGTTTCTGTTATTTGGTAGAGAAAAATATTCAAATATAGAGACAATTCAGGTTTTAAATAAAAATATATATAAATTGGTTGTAGATTATATTGACGAACAGCGACCGGAAGAAGAAATAAAAGAAGAGACAAGTATTGAAAAAATAAAGATGACTCCATTAGAGAAAAGAGCAAAGGCTATATTGGAAAGATCAAAAACGGTACCAGATAAATTAATAAATATTCTTGAGTTTTTAGACCAAAACTGTGATTTACCAACGAGTATGTTGACTTCTACCCAAAAAAGATATATCTACTCAATGATTGAGCCTGTTCATCCAAGTGGCAAGCAGTTTTTTAACAAAAAAGAAATTATTTTGCCTAAATCAAATAAAAGAGCCTATTTAGAAACGAATTTTAGTTTATATTATGGCGATAAAATTGCAATGAGAATGGTTAGGATGACTGAAAAACACATGAGATCTCTTAAGGAAGAAGAGGGTACTCTTGATAATGAAACAGTGATTGTGTCTTGATAATGAATATATGAAGTCATTTTTAATCATTGGTTAGCGATAAGAGAAGGAATAAAGACAATTATCAAACTATATTATTTATACTTTGATATGTAAAGATTATAGGTCGAATTATTTACGTTGCAATAAAATAAAGATAACGTTTTTGAAAAATTTTAAGTTCGAAGTATTTAAATAATTTTCACAGAATTAAGAAAATACACATAACAAAAACGCAAGATATCTCCTAAAATTTTCTTAAAACGGAGCCTCCTTAAAGCATATTGAAAAAAATTACTGTATAGTAATAAGCAAGAACAAGTTTTTATAGGAGGATTTTTATGAAACATAAACAAAAAAAACTCGCACTTGCAATGACCTTACTTTTGATTTCCACAGGTGTTTATAGTGGAACGACTGCTTTTGCGACACAACAAAGCTCAACTGATAGCACATCAACTAGTCAATCATCGACAGCAACAAGCACTTCTGAAGAAACACTTCAAATCAATGCAGTTGCTTTAGGAAACGCCTTAACACAGGAACAAAAAGACTATACCTTGAAAGCACTTGGTGCAAAGGGGGAAACGCCAACCTATACAACGAATGGATCAGATTTGATGAGCTTCATCCCAGACGGTGGTTTTAACGCAGAATGGGCAGTATACAGCTCGGTTCGAATGGAAACCCAAAAGAAAGGTTCAGGTATCACGGTAGATATTGCGACACCTGAAAATATCACAAAGATCACGGCTGCTCAATACCAAAATGCCGCTTTGACGGCTGGTATCTCTGATGCCAAATTAACGGTTGCTTCCGCTGTTCCGATTGATGGCTCTGGCGCATTGGCTGGTGTCTATAAGATTGTTGAAGAATCTGGCGGTATCATCAATCGTGACCGCGTTGGCGTAGCCCAAGATGAAATGGACGTTTTATCTAAGATCACAGAGGAAAATAAAGATAAAGAAGGTTATTCCGATAAAGCGCTAAATGCGGCTCAGGAAGAAGCGAAAAAAGAATTAGCAGCTAAAACAGCTGATGGCACAAAGCTAACCAAGGAAGATATCCAGCAAGCCGTTGATAATGCATTAAAAAGCCAAGGCATCCAAGATGTCATGACCTCAGATCAAGTCAATGAATTGACTACTTTAATGAGTGACATGAAAGATAAAAACATTTTTGATGATTTTGTGAATCAACTAGACTTAACCAAAACGAAAGAACAACTTCAAGAAAAATCTAAGGGACTTTGGGAAAATATCAAAAGCTTTTTCAGTGGTCTTTGGGATTCGATCACAGGGAAATAGTTTGGCGAATTAGCATAAAAAATAAACTAAAATAGACATACAAATAAAAAAGAGATGAAATGAAAAAGGAAACTTTTATTTCATCTCTTTTTTTGTTTTGATTTAAGTTGAAATAGGTTTATTGTCCTAACTTTCATAATGTAACATTAAAATTGCTTTTTAAATCATTTGTAGTGTGTGATATTTAGAACATAACCTGATTAAAAGATGGAAAGAATGTTTTAAAGATAGGAAGGATTGTATGAAGATTGGACAATTGATCAAAGAAAGTAGAGAAAGGAAAAAAATGACACAACAACAATTAGCTGATCAGTTTCACGTAACAAGACAAACCGTGTCACGATGGGAGAATGAACAGTCGTATCCGAATTTGGATACGTTGGTTGAATTGAGTTTCTTTTTTGAGTTTTCTTTGGATGAAATTTTGAAAGGAGAAGGGAAAGCAATGGAAGAAAAATAATAAAAAAGGAACGAGATAACTTGATGCTTCTTATATAGAATAAAGAAAGCGAGTGAAGAAGCGAGAGAATAGAGTGTGGGACAATAAACCACTCTCTTTTTTGTATTTTTAGATAAAAATAGATGTCTTATTGTGTTAGAATAATAAAGTGATGGTTTTAGTTTAAGAGTAAGTGAGAGAAAACATCTGGTGAGAGATCGCGCCAATCATAGAAGAAACAGACTAAAACATTTCTTCTGTGATTGGTTGTGGGCTATAACAAAGTAGAACGAGCATTTTTTTTCTAGGCTTTTTGAGGAATCTAAAAAATCTGAAAAACATGCTAGGAATTATTTTCCTTGTAGTTTATTCATAGAGGTGAAGTTAATTGAAAGATACAGACATCGACAATCAAGAACTTTCAGAGATCAAAAAAATAAAACGGAGGACATTAGTTGC
This sequence is a window from Enterococcus wangshanyuanii. Protein-coding genes within it:
- a CDS encoding phosphocarrier protein HPr; this encodes MEKKDFHIVAETGIHARPATLLVQTASKFNSDINLEYKGKSVNLKSIMGVMSLGVGQGSDVTISVDGVDEADALAAIVDTMKKEGLSE
- the ptsP gene encoding phosphoenolpyruvate--protein phosphotransferase; this translates as MSDMLKGIAASDGVAIAKAYLLVQPDLSFDKKNVEDTAAEESRLDGALAKSTTELQAIREKAAQSLGEEEAQVFDAHLMVLSDPEMIGQIKQNIQDNKVNAEAALKEVTDMYIGMFEAMDDNAYMQERAADIRDVAKRILAHLLGVTLPNPSMINEEVVVVAHDLTPSDTAQLDRTYVKAFVTDIGGRTSHSAIMARSLEIPAIVGTKEITSKVKEGDILAVNGIDGDVIVHPTDAEKADFEAKGKAYADLKAEWDKLKHAETVTADGKHIELAANIGTPKDLEGVHNNGGEAVGLYRTEFLYMDSPDFPTEEDQYVAYKAVLEGMGGKPVVVRTMDIGGDKELPYLQLPHEMNPFLGYRALRISLSERGDDMFRTQMRALLRASVHGNLRIMFPMVATLKEFRAAKKIFDEEKAKLVSEGTSVSDTIQVGIMIEIPAAAVIADKFAKEVDFFSIGTNDLIQYTMAADRMNERVSYLYQPYNPSILRLIKNVIDASHAEGKWTGMCGEMAGDQTAVPLLVGMGLDEFSMSATSILKTRSLMKRLDTKKMTELADRALNDCDTMEEVIELVEEFTK
- a CDS encoding deoxyguanosinetriphosphate triphosphohydrolase, which codes for MKWNRLVGTFRISSKSDKVCPNDKLTHEDYLLDLSRAFNSDYRRVIKSDSFRRLQDKTQVFPLERNDFVRTRLTHSLEVAMHTRDLLTSIITKLTKEGILIEELNECYRLLETAALIHDIGNPPFGHFGEEAIRIWFSKNKHLLSCWSSFTEQQKEDFLRFEGNAQTIRLLTKLHTDNGSSEKGMNLTASTLDTVIKYTARADQVDKQNILTKKVGYFFSEEQVFKNIKVVTGTTGNRHPLVFLLEAADDLAYTFSDIEDAYNYGLYSYREIKSFIDERTGTDKFLKNIHSEAAAIQAFLRETQKKVYQSASKAFVENYKEIMAGTFHDEIINEECDEVKCFNALKEFSYEYVFQTKTILDQEVLGFNIINRLLTEFIPVVLKYDKEPMNKYEERLFNNLPRSAEELYKRETENSSEVDKDYYRLKMAVDFICNMTDGYAKKLHDTLFN
- a CDS encoding DUF1002 domain-containing protein translates to MKHKQKKLALAMTLLLISTGVYSGTTAFATQQSSTDSTSTSQSSTATSTSEETLQINAVALGNALTQEQKDYTLKALGAKGETPTYTTNGSDLMSFIPDGGFNAEWAVYSSVRMETQKKGSGITVDIATPENITKITAAQYQNAALTAGISDAKLTVASAVPIDGSGALAGVYKIVEESGGIINRDRVGVAQDEMDVLSKITEENKDKEGYSDKALNAAQEEAKKELAAKTADGTKLTKEDIQQAVDNALKSQGIQDVMTSDQVNELTTLMSDMKDKNIFDDFVNQLDLTKTKEQLQEKSKGLWENIKSFFSGLWDSITGK
- a CDS encoding helix-turn-helix transcriptional regulator is translated as MKIGQLIKESRERKKMTQQQLADQFHVTRQTVSRWENEQSYPNLDTLVELSFFFEFSLDEILKGEGKAMEEK